A single window of Dermochelys coriacea isolate rDerCor1 chromosome 14, rDerCor1.pri.v4, whole genome shotgun sequence DNA harbors:
- the LOC119843061 gene encoding olfactory receptor 1020-like has translation MVSPEQGNQMSITEFILLGFGTLPELQILLFLLFLVIYIATMAGNILIVTLVVTHQHLRTARYFFLGNLSCLETFYTSTILPRMLASLLTEDRTVSFSGCLTQYYFFGSLAGTECLLLSVMSYDRYLAICNPMHYATRMSGRAWIQLAGASRIGGFLGNSITMFSISQLTFCGPNDINHFFCDLIPLINLSCNDPHLMEILTFTLCLIISLVPFLLTLMSYICIIETILRIPSTTGRQKAFSTCSSHLIVVTIFYGTLLTVYMFPTTNTLSDFKKVLSVIYTVLTPLVNPLIYSLRNKEVKEVLRKAWRKCSF, from the coding sequence ATGGTGAGCCCGGAACAGGGAAATCAAATGTCCATCACAGAATTCATCCTCTTGGGATTCGGGACTCTCCCTGAACTGCAAATCCTTCTTTTCCTGCTATTTCTTGTGATCTACATTGCAACCATGGCTGGGAACATCCTCATTGTGACCTTAGTTGTGACTCATCAACACCTTCGCACCGCCAGGTACTTCTTCCTGGGGAACTTGTCCTGCTTGGAGACCTTCTACACCTCGACCATCCTGCCCAGGATGCTGGCCAGTCTCCTGACTGAGGACAGGACTGTTTCATTTAGTGGGTGTCTCACACAATATTATTTCTTTGGTTCTCTGGCAGGTACAGAATGCCTTCTCTTATCGGTGATGTCTTATGATCGGTATTTAGCGATATGCAATCCAATGCACTATGCCACCCGTATGAGTGGCAGAGCCTGGATCCAGCTCGCAGGTGCTTCTCGGATAGGTGGCTTCCTAGGTAATAGCATAACAATGTTCTCAATATCACAGTTAACATTCTGTGGCCCCAATGATATTAACCATTTCTTTTGCGATCTTATCCCCCTGATAAATCTCTCCTGTAATGACCCTCACCTGATGGAAATATTGACTTTCACACTCTGCTTGATTATCTCACTGGTCCCATTCCTACTTACCTTGATGTCCTACATCTGTATCATTGAGACCATCCTGAGAATCCCTTCCACCACTGGGAGGCAAAAGGCCTTTTCCACCTGCTCTTCCCACCTCATTGTGGTGACCATTTTTTATGGAACTCTACTGACTGTCTATATGTTCCCAACGACCAACACACTGAGTGACTTCAAGAAAGTTCTCTCTGTCATCTATACTGTCCTGACTCCCCTGGTCaatcccctcatctacagcctgagaaaTAAAGAGGTCAAGGAAGTCCTGAGGAAAGCTTGGAGGAAATGCAGCTTTTGA
- the LOC122456605 gene encoding olfactory receptor 14A16-like: MSNQTAMTEFLLLGFSDSRELQILHFVVFLVLYLISLLGNLLIITAIALDCHLHTPMYFFLMNLSILDLGSISVTIPKSMANSITNTRSISFSGCVAQVFLVFFFASADFALLTIMAYDRYVAICQPLHYETVMNRTACVQMAASAWITGILYSALHTGITFEISFCGGNVVDQFFCEIPQLLNLACSDLYLIEVGFLIFSSFLGLSCFVFIIVSYVQIFKTVLRIPSEQGGHKAFSTCLPHLTVVSLFYCTAAFAYLKPTSSSTSGLNLIVAVLYSVLPPMMNPIIYSMRNKEIKGALSKQIGWRLFTKNKMSIFLLW; the protein is encoded by the coding sequence ATGTCCAACCAAACTGCCATGACCGAGTTCCTTCTCCTGGGATTCTCTGACAGTCGGGAGCTGCAGATTTTACACTTTGTGGTGTTTCTAGTGCTTTACCTGATATCCCTGCTGGGGAACCTTCTCATCATCACAGCCATAGCCCTTGACTGCCACcttcacacccccatgtacttcttcctgaTGAATCTGTCCATCCTAGACCTCGGCTCCATCTCTGTCACCATCCCCAAATCCATGGCCAATTCCATCACGAACACCAGATCGATTTCTTTTTCTGGATGTGTTGCCCAAGTCTTTCTCGTCTTCTTCTTCGCTTCAGCAGATTTTGCCTTACTGACCATCATGGCGTACGACCGATACGTCGCCATCTGTCAACCACTGCACTATGAGACAGTGATGAACAGGACAGCTTGTGTCCAAATGGCAGCCAGTGCCTGGATCACTGGTATTCTCTACTCTGCACTGCACACTGGGATCACATTTGAAATCTCCTTCTGTGGAGGCAACGTGGTGGATCAGTTCTTTTGTGAAATCCCCCAGCTCCTCAATCTCGCCTGCTCTGACTTATACCTCATTGAAGTTGGGTTTCTCATCTTTAGTTCATTCTTAGGCTTAAGCtgctttgtttttataattgTGTCGTATGTTCAGATCTTCAAAACAGTGCTGAGAATACCCTCTGAGCAGGGCGGGCAtaaagccttctccacctgcctccctcacctCACCGTGGTGTCCTTGTTCTATTGtactgctgcctttgcctacctGAAACCCACCTCCAGCTCAACCTCAGGTCTGAATCTCATAGTGGCTGTTCTCTATTCTGTGCTGCCACCAATGATGAATCCGATCATCTACAGCATGAGAAACAAAGAGATCAAAGGTGCACTGAGTAAACAGATAGGTTGGAGGTTATTCACTAAGaacaaaatgtccatatttctcCTTTGGTAG
- the LOC119842509 gene encoding olfactory receptor 14A16-like, which translates to MSNRTTVTEFLLLGFSDVRELQILHFMVFLMFYLAALTGNLLIIIPIALDHHLHSPMYFFLMSLSILDLGSISVTIPKSMANSLMNTKSISYSGCVAQVFFLIFFAEADFVLLTIMAYDRYIAICKPLHYETIMNRRACVQMTASAWISVILYASLHTGNTFSITFCGGNMVDQFFCEIPQLLKLACSNSYLSEVGVIGFGVCLALSCFVFIIVTYVQILTTVLRIPSEQGRHKTFSTCLPHLIVISMFLSTVVFAYMKPISSSPSALDLVVAVLYSVLPPVMNPIIYSIRNKEIKASLRKLTGWRLFNKNKMSVFL; encoded by the coding sequence ATGTCCAACCGAACCACCGTGACCGAGTTCCTTCTCCTGGGATTCTCTGATGTTCGAGAGCTGCAGATTTTGCACTTCATGGTGTTTCTAATGTTTTACCTGGCAGCCCTGACAGGGAATCTTCTAATCATCATACCCATAGCTCTTGACCACCACCTTCACAGCCCCATGTACTTTTTCCTGATGAGTTTGTCCATCCTAGACCTCGGCTCCATCTCTGTCACCATCCCCAAATCTATGGCCAATTCCCTTATGAACACCAAGTCCATCTCCTATTCTGGATGTGTCGCCCAAGTCTTTTTCCTCATCTTCTTTGCTGAAGCTGACTTCGTCTTACTCACGATCATGGCATACGATCGATACATTGCCATCTGCAAACCACTGCACTATGAGACTATAATGAACAGGAGAGCTTGTGTCCAAATGACAGCCAGTGCCTGGATCAGTGTAATTCTCTATGCTTCATTGCATACCGGGAACACGTTTTCGATAACCTTCTGTGGAGGCAACATGGTGGATCAGTTCTTCTGTGAAATCCCCCAGCTACTCAAGCTCGCCTGCTCTAACTCATACCTCAGTGAAGTAGGGGTTATTGGATTTGGTGTGTGTTTAGCCCTaagttgctttgtttttataattgTGACATATGTTCAGATCTTGACCACGGTATTGAGAATCCCCTCTGAGCAGGGCCGACATAAAACCTTCTCCACATGCCTTCCTCACCTCATCGTAATTTCCATGTTTCTTTCCACTGTTGTCTTTGCCTACATGAAACCCATTTCCAGCTCTCCCTCAGCTCTGGATCTCGTGGTGGCTGTTCTCTATTCCGTGCTGCCGCCTGTTATGAATCCGATCATCTACAGCATAAGGAACAAGGAAATCAAAGCTTCCCTGAGGAAACTGACTGGGTGGAGGTTATTCAACAAGAATAAAATGTCTGTGTTTCTCTGA